gggagcgagtgccagtgaggatgttgggtcccgaagggggggtggattatgaaatCCTACATCGGCTGGGGAGAACAAAAtcttctttataaggatgtggaaacctctccttagcaaatacgttttaaaaactttgaggggaagctcgaaagagaaagcccaaagaggacaatatttgcgagcgaggaggctgagccccaaaagggggtggacacgagacggtgtgccttCAAGGATATTGGAccctgaaaggggtggattgaggggttccacatcgattggagaagggaacgagtgccaaagAGGACATTGGGCCTTAAAGGGGTAgatggtgagatctcacataggTTGTggtggagaacgaaacattcttgtaaaaacctctctctaacagacgcgttttaaaaaccttaagagaaaatccgaaagggaaaacccaaagaggacaatatcggctagcggtgggcttagggcGTCAAATGTTTCTCCTTTTGCATTGTGGGCTTAGGGCCTCAAATGTTTCTCCTTTTGCATTGTTACATACTTGATAATTATCCACCTTTGTTGTCAGAATGTCCCAACTCTTAgtgtttgaatattttatcatCAAGGATTTCAGCTGGAAGTAAGAAATTTTCATAGAAATATTAGCTTGAGAAAGATCTTAAGTTTATCTCGATTAGAACTTCTCCCTGTTAAGCGGTGAAATGTCATCTCTTTGAATCGATCACATGATTAGAAACCTCAGAAAGCAACCTTGCATCCTTTTTGATTCAAGCGGGAAAATTTTATGCATCCTTATTGCTATGCCTTCTGTAAATTAGCTGTTTTTATATCAATCCATTTGAAGTTAGAATCTTATAGAACTTTAATACGAACTAAATATACTTCAGGTGCTGTTGTCCATATGCTCTCTGTTAACAGATCCCAACCCCGATGATCCCCTCGTCCCTGAAATTGCTCACATGTACAAGACTGATAGAGCCAAGTATGAAGGTACTGCACGCAGCTGGACTCAAAAGTATGCTATGGGATAGTTTCTACAGCTAAGCCCATCTCAGCTCTTAGAAGATAGAAGAAGCGCCTTGAATCTTACTTCTATGAACTTGAAGGAATGAAAGCCTCTGTATTCGTAAGACTTAAAGCTTTTGTAAGGAATTTAACTTTCATTGTGAATATCGATTTGAAGAAATTATATAATGGAAGTCCTTTAACTTATATAGATATCCTCaaatgattgattttgatatttgttATGAGTTGGAAAGCTGTTTGATTGTCCTGTCCTGTTCCGCTTGGATCAATATGGATCCAAGGGTTGGATTATTAGGATGATGATTAAACGATGAACTTAACCAACCTTTCGATACAAATCTTAGAATGTAGGAGATATTTCACAACAGATCTTGCCAACAGTGGACTGATAAGCTTTTAACGGTTGACAACcactttggactttccttttcgggcttctactcaaagttttaaaacgtgtttgctagggagagattttcactcttataaggaatgatttgtttccctcttcaactcatgtgggatctcacaatctatccccttcgggcccagtgtccttgccaGCACTAGTTcctccttcgaggcctagcgtTCTTGTTGGTACTCGTCCCTCTCTCCAATCaccgtgagatctcacatgaaAATTCATACTTCATTAAGAGTTTAGGCTTGATGGGAAAGTATATTACTGGGAATGAATCATTGAGTACCAATGTGTCCCTTTATTTATGAAAAGGGTCAAATATGAAGTTGTGACAAAGAGCTTCTTTCAATCACTAGTATTATTGATCTAAATGAATCTCTTTTGCAtcattcattcttttcttcaattccttCACCAAATCTCTATTATTAGTAGAATACAAATATGATTTCACTGCACAGAAGCATCTAAGCACATAATCTTTGAGTTTTACTCGTAGATCTGAGTCAATATGAGAGCCCACCCTGACTCTCTTAGATTCTAGTGGGAAATGGGAGGAAGCCAAAATATCAAGTCTTGTTCTCTTTGATTGAATGTATATTTCTCTCAACTTGCCTCGCAGGTGTACAGTCTCCTAACAACGTGGCCAATTCTCCTTGGAAGAAATCCCACCAAATAAACATGTATAATTTGAACATTCTTTGATTCTTTGCACTAATATTCCTATATATCTGCCTTCAATCTTCTTGCTTAGACTTGTGTTTTCCACTCCCAAGTCTTCCCTTTTCATTGTCTCTgcatattcttcttcttctccttctcctgaCTGTGGTTTCTGAAGTGAAAGGGGATTCTTGGTGGCTGATCCTTCAATcttctctgtttcttgttCAATTTGGTGTCTTTTGTGAAGCTAATTTGGATGATGTTCTTGCGTTTGATCCTTCTTCGTCTTTGTTTTGCTGATTTTACTGATTGATTGAGCTTCTTCTTGCTTTGTAACTCTGTTCTGTCTATGCCCACTTGTGAATTCTGATCTTGACCAAAAAGCTTCTCAGTCTTGTTAGAGTGAGTGTTTTTTTCAGATCTAACATGTCGGCGGCGGACAGGGCTTCTTTGTCGGGGGACAGAGCTAACTGCCGCCGGAAACCGGATGCTTCCGGGGACTCTGCAAAGCTGGAGCAAAAGCTTGTTAGGATCATCGTCACAGACGCCGACGCCACCGATTCGTCCAGTGAAGATGAATTGATTTTGGGATCAAGAACGGGAGTTAGAAGACAAGTAAGAGAGATCACAATTAATCGTTACTCTGTTCTTGATGGTTCTTCAGCAGAGTCCCCTGTTTCGGAGATTAGCAAGAAGCGGAATCCTAGATCACGTAGGTCCAAATCATCTTGCCGGAAGAAGTTCAGAGGAGTCAGACAGAGGGCTTGGGGCCGTTGGGCGGCGGAAATCCGAGATCCGATTCGCCGAAAGCGGATATGGCTTGGGACCTTTGATACGGCGGAAGAGGCGGCGGCGGTTTACGACCGAGCTGCTTTGGAACTCCAGGGCCCAAACGCCATAACGAACTTCTCCAGTGACGCAGCAGTTACAACGGCGGCCGACGGGGGTAACAAGCAGGAGGACGGCTTAGACTCGCCCAAGACGACGGCGGTTTGGTCGCCGGCGTCAGTACTCCATTACGACGGCGTGTTTACTCCGATAGATGAGATGCTTTATTGTGGAGAGATCGATGAGTTCGAATTTGCCATGGCGACGGCTAGCTTGCCGGCGGCGCGGAGGCAGTACGGCGGCGAAGAAGATTTCGGGGAGCTGGAGCTGGACTTGGACTATTTCTTGGTTGACGTCATTTACTAAGTGGGGAAGGTTCCGAACAGCATGGAATGTCCATTAATATTCAACGAGGTTGcgaattaaataataaaatgatgataaatccattatattaaaaattaggtgAAATTTGTGATGTGGctgaaattaattataaataacaaGTTTAGGGAGTGTGATAAggaaaattttcctttttttcctttttctttttagttcaaacaaagttttaaattcaaaatagtccataattactttttaaatttaaattcacaACGGTCTCGGACTTGAAAAGTAAAAGTTTGAGCTTGAGATGCTTTGAGTCCGGTCGACAAATACAAAGTGTATGGATGTAAACATccatttggaaaaaaaattgatgaaagtTAGAATCCATGATTTACTCCCTAAAAAACGGTTTAATATGTAAAGgtagaaatgaaacaaatgatAATTGAATCATCAAATAAACGAATAATCAGGCcgggaagaaaagaagaagaaatcaatcaCCTTTTCCTCTCCGAGTTTACAAAGAAAGAAGTTCGAACATTATAAGATATTGAATCGTCTTGCTCTTGTGAACATTGATCATCAATGGC
The Cucurbita pepo subsp. pepo cultivar mu-cu-16 chromosome LG16, ASM280686v2, whole genome shotgun sequence genome window above contains:
- the LOC111777248 gene encoding ethylene-responsive transcription factor ERF069-like; this encodes MSAADRASLSGDRANCRRKPDASGDSAKLEQKLVRIIVTDADATDSSSEDELILGSRTGVRRQVREITINRYSVLDGSSAESPVSEISKKRNPRSRRSKSSCRKKFRGVRQRAWGRWAAEIRDPIRRKRIWLGTFDTAEEAAAVYDRAALELQGPNAITNFSSDAAVTTAADGGNKQEDGLDSPKTTAVWSPASVLHYDGVFTPIDEMLYCGEIDEFEFAMATASLPAARRQYGGEEDFGELELDLDYFLVDVIY